The DNA window GCATGTGACGCATGGAGCATAAGTAAatacttttttaaggaaaCAATATAAAGGGCAGCTGTTAGAGCACAACCGATAATTTAGGTTTCTTGTAGTAGTAAATTGTCACAGTTGTATAATAGACCCTAGATATTATCCTTCTGAGACATATAGTGAGGAATAATATGTAGAAAGTTTGTTTTGGTTAGCGCTTTTCCAGATATCAGGTAAAGTTAGGTATAGAAAGTTTTGTAATAGTAAATCTAATTTTAGCTATATAAAACTGAACTTGTCTAACACACTTCAATACTGCTTCCCTCCAGTCCTAGAAATACAATTACTGTCAAGGGCTCTAGCTTTTGCATTTTTTGTCCTCTTTTTCCTACTCAGTCCCCACCTCCTTTAATGCGGACACTATCCTCACTGGTAGACAGGCTTGACTTGGGGACATATGAGCAACAACAGGAACCACCAACAAACAATGGCACACATGTCCCTCTCACCTCGCTTTTTAAGAGCAGGCTCATAGATGATCTTCGGACTTGAAGCAGACgcggtggtgggtggtggcCACTGGCAGTGGCGATGCTGGTAGCATCCATCCATTCCCACACCAAACACGCATGGTTGATATGGACTTCCTGCTGGTCAACTCAAGGCACAGCTGCAATTCTCAAGCTACTACTCAGATACACTATCATCTTCCATCTACCATTTTCCAGATAATCACAAGCACCACACTATCATCACCCTTATGCTCTATTGCTGCCACTGCCCAATCAAGTTACAACTCCACCACTTTCCTAAGTTGTCCTGAACCTCTGCCTAGTGCATTAGAGAACAAACTGGTAAAGCTGGCAATAGTGGAAGCGCAAGGGCTGATTGGCTATATGCTGGAGCAAGGGATATTTAGGATTTCATAACATGTTCATTAAAAATGGGAGAACGGGCTAAACAAAGCTGATGAAGCAGGGAAAAAAGAATTGTGTGCATACTGTGGTACTAAATTACACCCCCATCAGAAATAGCTAAATTGTGTATCTTGTGTGATGCGGAACAAAATGTTCCATTTCTtaactttgttttttgttgGCTTGTCACCATATGTTACATGAACTAAAAGGGGAAATGGTACAAGAAATAAGCCTGATGAGTGATAACAACGCCAATAGAGTTTAACTTCAATTCGTAGTAGATTAAACAAAGATGTAAATACCATGAATCAAAATTACATATTCTAAAACAGTAACCATGGATGGTAAGAAAGGGTTTCAGTTAAAGCCTAGTTGTATAATATGGGAAAAATCAGGACAACTAGTTTTCCATTGGATGCAGATCTAAGACAACTAATTTAAAGGATCACCATGCAGTTacccatataaataaaacaaggtTATTGTTCTTGAAGAGGCTTAAATGCAACATTACTCCGTCCTTGATTTTTATAAGATACGCATGTGTGTTCAGATTTGAACATCGTAACTTGGGTATCTCTATTACTTAAAATCGGAGTCGTCCGTCCATCCTCCCCATCTCACATCACGCAAAAACTATCGCtttaaaaaaccagaaaaaaatcaagtggtttctttaagaaaaccgtttatttttcttcatggGCTTGTGCAGTCCATTATGgaccatttcttttttctatggGTCGGTGCAGTCTATCATTAGTTGTATGGACATGTTGTAATATACgggtatattactagtttgTCAAAAGAATAAgtgtagtactccctccgtcccacaaTATAGCAACGTCCCCACCTACTCCCtctctcaaccaatcacaaccatttCTCATCTAATTTCTCCAGCTATTTCCTCATcacaaccaatcacaaccattcACCATATTCAATTTAACCCCTCTCCTTAATCCCCATGAAAAACTCCAAaacttcttatattttgggatggagggagtagaaaaAAGATTTAGTAGCACATAAACAGTACCATTATGTTTGTACTTTAAAACACACCCCTAGAGTAATAGTTCTGTAGTTGTCGAcaatatattgtaaaataaattagcagaaaaattcaaattttaatatcatgCCGGGTTCAACAGTGGGGCATTCATAAGGACAGTTCAAACATTAGTAACAAAGACACTTCACGGTTATAACTTAACAAGATCATGAGCATTGTCAAGACATTGTAATGTAAATAGGAGGTTATCACCAGGACATACCCTAAAATAAGATAAGTGAAGAATGCTGTGAATAACAGCTTAGTCTGGTTAAGGATAGAGAAGGTCAATGAATCCAAATTCTTGTATGATATCTGCAGTAAGCTATTCTGCAATGCATATATTGCAGCAGGAAGTCCTGATGCAGTCAGTGATTTGATGATACTCCAATCATTGAATTGTTTCTTCAGACTACCTTCTGCCACCAATAAAATGACTGCACATATAACCTATGCAAACACACATTCAGTCAGAAAAAGCCAGGTCAAGAACATTTTAGACCAAATAAAACCTCTGACCAGACCTTTGCTATTTCAATTGCAAGAACCAATGAAGTCACTATAACACCTTGCCTGCAAGaatagaagaaacaaaatggGTTCAACACATTCAACTAGTAATATTTATCAGCTATATGACAGAATGAGAGCAATGGAACCATGACGTGCAGAAACCTAACATCTAAGGCATTATTAGAATGCAAAACAAACTGGCTGTTAACTAGTATGATTGTTCATCAATATTAGATTATTAAAGCATGTACCTATGAAAACTATTTCTGCCATCTTATTAATAGCAAAAAATCAACCGTTTTATATGCCTACTTGGCCAGTACGTGCCAGCTACAATTCCTGATGGGTGGCTTTGATTACCAAATCTGAACACAAAATTTAGTTCCGCCACCTTGTTATCACCAAACTAGTGCTTATTCATTCGAACCCAAAGTTCTGTTTCGCTTCACATCAACCTTTTTATGTACAGTTATCAAGGGAGTGCTGgattttattgaaatattttgaaCTCGGTATGTAGGTTTCTATATCTCGAGAAGCTTATACTGCACTGTTTTCGGCAATATGATCAGACAAACAGTTAATTAACTTGTAAGGTTCGATGCCAGACAGCAAAACCCTCCTGCACAGCAAGCCGACGCTGCTACCATGGTTACCAAAACAGACCCATCCACGTATGTTAATTGATCCCCCAAACAAGCAAATTCAATCGGTTCTACCAAACAGAAGTCGAAGCTCAATGGATTCACTCAAGTGGCATAACCGCATAGCAGCTTAACCAGAATGTGCAATCTCGCAACAAAACGCGCCCCGAAACAGCTTAAACATCTTAACCGCGATTCGCACAGCGATCTGCGGCAACCCTCACTCCCTTCAATGGCACACCCAAATCCGATGAACCAACGGGCAACCCTGTTCGACTGTTCCGTCTACAAAGCTTAAGGGGGTTTCTAAAGTGTACCCTCCAAAAACCACCCCAAGAACCTCTTCACAAATCGATCCCACACAACGAGATCGAAATCGATGGCAAAGGACGCTACCCTCGGATACAAAACCCGCGAATTTCCCCCAACCGGCGCGCACGGCGGGACGTGGGGAGGGGTGTGGGGGGTACCTGACGAAGCGCTTGGAGATGAGGGGCTGGGCGCCGTACTGCAGGGTGAGCAGCGCGAGGTAGAGCGCCACCTTGCGCCGGCccggcgcgctcgccgccgccgacgagcccaTCCGGcctctctccgccgccgcccgcccgctcCCGATCGAAGAAGCCACTGGAATTCGGCCggtaaacctttttttttttttttttttgcccagTCCGCTTTACCCTCCCCTCCGTCGAGCCGGTGGTCGGTCTCCTTGCTTTGCTTCCGTCGCGAGTTTTGTCGTGAACGAGAAGAGGTTGTTGCTCCCCGCGGCGTGGGAGGGGAGGATGCGAGTCTGGGAGGGACCCAGGAAGAAGCGGCGGAGTGGATTTGGTAATTGGTGGAGTCCTCCGCTCAGTTGGTTTGGGATTCGAATCTCTGCGTGAAAGCTGGCTCTAGTGCTCTACGATTTTTTGATGCGACTGAAgccaaattattttgttcctCTCATCATGACAAGCAACACTAATAATAAAAAGCTAACTACAgacttcaaaatatttttatattactcCTAGGACTAACTTATATAAATAGGTACAAATAAACGTATATTACATCATCAATATATGCTTCACACATATTGTATTAGAGCTTATGCTTCAACtgactataaatatgtagctTGTTTTTCATGTAACAATTTTTGGAGACCGCTTAGATCACAATCAtatattgtacttgctctaatgaattcctaaaaatatcaaaaataaattttgattttttttgcatatgatTCCAATACTATTAACTTGTCAATAAGGCCTTTATCtttgaattatattttggttgtaaaaattaaaaatggtaTTCATCGTGACTCTGTTTTTTCCTCATGAATTTgaatataagattaaaatgtAGAAGCAGTATTATATGAAGTGCatgtataacttttttttctataacttttaGTTGCATTATTAGTTGGGGTAGATAGCATGTTCACCCAAAACTTATATGTACATCATATGTTCCCGAACACCTTAACAAAGAAATAGAGAATCTCATCAGCAAGATTACCTTTCGTCTCCCTAGAAACGTtgtcatatgtatatatttgtatatttgttaATGTACATATTCTCTGTAAGAGGtctttattaataaatgaataaacTGCGGTATAAGAAACTATTATTTACACACATAAAATCAGGGTTCCCATCCTTCCGGTGCATCAAACTACCTCAGCCCACGGTACCACCACCCGTCGATTATACTGAACCTCAATGGAGATAACAGGCCAAATAACACACCTGTAATCCCATCAGATCCAAGGGAAGGGAACAGGTGGAGAAATGCCAAGTTCTCGTTCCTAGCTCTTCCCACCAAGGCGCTCATAGAACAAGATGTAGCCATGATCCGTGTTGCCACAATGTTCCCGTGAAGAGCCATAGAATGTCTGCAGGGTGGATTCCTCGCTGATCTGGACGGTGTCATCGTCGAAAAACAACCAGTTACCATGGCTTTTAATTTGGCTTACGTAGTGCCCATGGTTGGGGCTGCTCCCGACGTGGACTACGACGGCAAAGAGCGAGTACTCGCAGTCAGCGTCTTCAGAGATGCTACCCAGCTTCAGCTCCAGGGGATATACCACTCGGTAGGACAGCTTCTTGTGCCGACTAAGCTGCTCGACGTACTTGAAGCGCTTCAAGTGGATCACCAATATGTGCGGTGCCTTCTTTATCTTCATTCTCTTCTGTGCTTCTTGCAAACTGATCGTGTAACCAACATTTTGATTTCAGTAGCTGTTACAGTGAAGATATGAAATCTAAGCAAGCAAAGTACATCCCCTCCCACAAGGTGGTTTCCAATGCATTTTTTCTATCTAACAAACCACAAGGTTCACAATCCAGCAGCCCACCTAAAAAAAGGTTGACAAGCCGGCAAGCTCCTCTTAACATACCTGTCTGAATCAATTTATTACATTGCCTACATTTATGGCAGCTAGTCCATAGCATTTGATGAACTTAAAAATGTCACAAGGCCTCTTCTTTTGCCGCCAATAAAGAGGCAAAACTTGGGGATTAAAATGGCATTTAGTATTGTTACCTGCAGCATTTGTCACAGAAGAACTTATCATCGCCATTTAATATCTCAGTGGAAAAGAAGTTCTTCAGACAGCTTGTAAGTGAACTATTCTGTTCAATGTCAATGCTCAAATCAATAAATATCTCATCCTTTGCTGTGACAGTCTCACACGTTAGGCATTTGGTTTCATTGGTCAAAATGCCCTGCACAGGGAAAACGGATGACTATCGACAAAATACTTGGGGGAAGACCTCAAGTCTTATTTTCAATGCTTTTATCACCTGAAAAATCCTGTGTACCAATGTAACTAATGGTCCTTCTCTGGCTCCATTTGGTAAAGCATTGACTGCCCCATTTGAAACCTCTTCAGGGGTTGTGGTCTCAGGAGAACTATTTGCTGTTCTACAATCTTCTTCCAGAATATCAACAATCTCATTCAATAAGAAACTCCAGAATTCATGGGCATCCTACAATATATAATGAAAATGGATATGAGTTGTGAAGGGTGACTCTTTTACGTCGCCAAATGTAAACAAGCAGAGACAGAACAACAAAACAGTCCATCCTTCTTTAGAAGGATTCCAGGTTAGCAGGGAGGACAAGTACTTTATACAACATGAGAAAAACACAGAGAAATAGAGTTGAAAAATATTGGAAAACTTTAAAGGTTGGTTACATCAATGGAAAAGGACTCCTCTTGATAAATGATAACCATTCTCCATTACAAAACAATAGGGTGTTCAACCCAAGAGATCATGCCATGCAATATTCAATTTTACGAGAAAGTATAAATGCCATGTGTCGTGGCAATAATCTGCGCCAATAAGGTCACCTGATTCAAGAACACTAGTCCTTTTCCCTAGTGTAAGAAAATCCACAGATTTCATGACGCAGTGCTAGTGTAAACAAATCTGCAGATTACCTGGTGCATATAACTTCTGAACAATTCGTTCTGTTTCCTCACCCTTTGAACAAAACGTTTTGGTGCAAGAGCACCAGTCCTTTTCTTTGCCAGGGTAAtctgcaaaaaatatatcaccAATCTGTTGGAGACACCAGCTACATTTGCAAACTCATCAGGAGCAGTTGCGATCATTAATGTAAGATCCTATAAAAGGTTTATTGCGTGCTTTCAAATTCCAACTCTACATGATGTTCGATATTGTGAGCATAGTCATAGATAAAG is part of the Oryza brachyantha chromosome 2, ObraRS2, whole genome shotgun sequence genome and encodes:
- the LOC102702443 gene encoding ubiquitin carboxyl-terminal hydrolase 4-like; this translates as MARTARLLAAEDPPAAERSRPAAGSGLRSLSSAASGLWDRLSVMGSGASKLEKALGDHFPEGERYFGLENFGNTCYCNSVLQALYHCVPFREQLLEYYATYRNKEDTEDNLMTCLADLFAQITLAKKRTGALAPKRFVQRVRKQNELFRSYMHQDAHEFWSFLLNEIVDILEEDCRTANSSPETTTPEEVSNGAVNALPNGAREGPLVTLVHRIFQGILTNETKCLTCETVTAKDEIFIDLSIDIEQNSSLTSCLKNFFSTEILNGDDKFFCDKCCSLQEAQKRMKIKKAPHILVIHLKRFKYVEQLSRHKKLSYRVVYPLELKLGSISEDADCEYSLFAVVVHVGSSPNHGHYVSQIKSHGNWLFFDDDTVQISEESTLQTFYGSSREHCGNTDHGYILFYERLGGKS